From the Piliocolobus tephrosceles isolate RC106 chromosome 14, ASM277652v3, whole genome shotgun sequence genome, the window TCAGAGTGGTGGGCCCAGGCAGGTGGGCCTGGAACTGCTGGCCACAGGGAGCTACAGCAGGTCAGAGAGAGGGGAGGGCCCACTATGACCCAGTGCTTAAATAACAATGGGTTTCTGGGATTGGAGCTGCAGAGTCAGGAGCCACAGTGCCCTTTCCTCCTCCCACCACCCACCAAAACATGGGGTCCAAGATCTTCTGTTGTTGCCACAAGGCCAGCGAGGGGTCTTCTACCACTGCTGGCTTCCACAATCCAAGAATGTTCCAACAGCATCATCCACGGTCCTTTAGTAGGTTCCAGGCGTGGGTGTGTGATAGTGTCGGGAACATCTGATGATTCtctgtgcctcggcctccccagccACCTCCTGCTGGGACATGCTCAGGTTTCTTTCAGCCTTCTGGGAGTGTGGAAAGGGCGTACTCAAACCTGTAACAACACAACCTAAAGACTATCAGTTATTAGAGATTAGTTATTACGTAGTAGATTAGATTCGTTGAAATCACTGGCTTTAGTCCTCCATAGtagtttattgatttatttaatttctcactgagtttgtggtattttattagATGGTAGTTTAAACTCTGCCTCGGCTGCTTACTGAGTTTGGGCATGTCGCCGACCCTCCCTCTCTAAGCACAGCATCCTTCTCtccaaaatgaggataatgataatATATCACCCACTGTGCAGGCTGTTAGAGGATGAAGGGAGACACTGTGTGTAAGTGAATGCATATGGCCACACACAAAGAAGACATTCAGCAAATGATATCTGTGGATGTGTATTAGGATTGGCTGGGCCATGCTGAGGTAATGAGTAAACTCTAAAATCTCCATTGCTTTACCCAGCTTGAGATCATTCTTAGCTCATACaagcaaacttttatttttaaagccatgaATGATCTGAGGAGTCTCTGAGTGGAGTATGGCCAAGACAGGTTATTCACGTATCATTCAAAGCCTTTACCCAGGATAAGTTTATTCCTCTATTCTTTCAGATCTGAACACAAACTCTCTCCACAGTGCTGCACCAAACAGACATCCACGCCTCCCCCATGACAAACGCATGATGCTCAAGGCGTGCACCCTTAGGAGGCCATGAGCATTCTAGTCGGCGGCACCCAAGTGGTCCCTGAGGCTGCACGGCTGCTGCGCTTCCATGAGGAAGAGGGTGGTGGACAGGAGTCATGAAGACTGATTCAGAAACTCCCCTGCAGGAGGAGAAGACGCCTGAGCCATCCCTGTGCCACCACCAAGAGTCACTCCAGCTTCTGAAAAAGCCACCATTGGGGAAGCTGCCTCCAGTTAAAGTCCTTGGTCACATCAGAGGAATtgtctctcctccttccccctttGCCAGCCCTACCTCTGAGATTCCCAAGAATGTGGAGCAATTAGACCCTGGCACCTCTTCGAAAGAAATGTGGTTTTATCATTTTAACacattaacacatttttttttcagtcactcCTAACCAGCCTAACAAGGAAGTGCTCTATTAGGAGAGGCCAGTTTGCATAACAGGCCGCTGTCATAAACGTCCAGAGCTTGAGGGCACAATTCTGCTCACCTACTGTGCGACTCCATTTGACGCTCAGGGCCACAGGGAACAGCAGGGCAGGTTGTGAAAAACTCTGCAAACAGCAGCCCTAGAGTTATGCAACAGGTAGCCAGTGCAGGTACGCAGCACTGCTCGTGCTGAAACAGGGAGCATGCAACTGTGAGTAATATGCAGAAGACCCCACATGGTT encodes:
- the TEX53 gene encoding testis-expressed protein 53; this translates as MGSKIFCCCHKASEGSSTTAGFHNPRMFQQHHPRSFNLNTNSLHSAAPNRHPRLPHDKRMMLKACTLRRP